Proteins from a genomic interval of Nitrospirota bacterium:
- a CDS encoding MerR family transcriptional regulator, giving the protein MDKLFYRIGEVSKLTGIAPYILRYWESEFSFLKPRKNNSGQRVYLKKDIELILEIKKLLYEERYT; this is encoded by the coding sequence ATGGATAAACTCTTCTACAGGATAGGAGAGGTAAGTAAACTGACAGGTATAGCACCTTATATACTCAGGTACTGGGAGTCTGAATTCAGTTTTCTCAAACCGAGAAAAAATAATTCGGGACAGAGAGTCTATTTAAAGAAGGATATCGAACTGATTCTTGAGATAAAGAAACTGCTTTATGAAGAACGATATAC